From one Candidatus Syntrophosphaera sp. genomic stretch:
- a CDS encoding SBBP repeat-containing protein gives MRSTIYIIALLSLLCVASFAQIEEWQWVLPAGGSSDDYSLSIVADDLGNSYVTGNFADTLYIGSSVLISNGDEDIFVAKAGPDGNWLWAKSGGSSGSESARAITLDPNGNVFVTGIFYTPVTFGDFTLTSNGEHDFFVLKLDNSGNWVWALSGGGIYSDEANGIASDQGGNLYLVGSFLDTVAFGATSLTSHGGCDIFAAKIDPAGNWVWAAHAGSIEEEPGIPWLPVGDFGTGIALDGQGNIYVAGNFIGTANFGSLGITSTGEHDVCVAKLDPNGNWLWARQGGGLYPDWAQSIVVDPGGDIFVGGSYRVSADFGGYVINAFSNTHPEVFIASISSEGTWLWARRAGGNYIISLGGMALDDYGSLFVSGSFFGNASFGNINLSSWGLGDIFLSKISLSGDWQHVMQAGGTQNDQGLDVCIDHSNIFLAGSFSGDAQFGDLFLTSAGMRDVFLARIQGYTSIWDDTQAPSAHMVLGQNFPNPFNPSTTISLNISAGDRYKLDIHDLRGRRVATLFEGFLAPGRHDLVWNGSSDNNEPLPSGIYFYRLSGPGQSITKKMLLCK, from the coding sequence ATGAGAAGTACCATATACATCATTGCGCTCCTCAGTTTGCTCTGTGTGGCTTCGTTTGCCCAGATCGAGGAGTGGCAGTGGGTTTTGCCTGCCGGAGGGAGTTCGGATGATTATTCCCTTTCCATCGTCGCCGATGACTTGGGAAACAGCTATGTAACTGGTAATTTTGCGGATACTCTCTATATTGGGAGCAGCGTCCTGATCAGCAACGGAGACGAGGATATCTTCGTCGCCAAGGCCGGTCCGGACGGCAATTGGCTTTGGGCAAAGAGCGGAGGCAGTTCCGGGAGCGAATCCGCGCGGGCCATCACGCTTGATCCCAACGGCAATGTTTTCGTCACAGGAATATTTTACACCCCTGTCACCTTTGGCGATTTCACCCTTACCAGCAACGGGGAGCACGATTTCTTCGTCCTCAAGCTGGACAACTCCGGAAACTGGGTTTGGGCCCTCAGCGGCGGCGGGATCTATTCAGACGAAGCCAATGGCATCGCCTCTGATCAAGGGGGAAACCTCTATCTGGTGGGCTCTTTCCTGGATACTGTCGCCTTTGGCGCCACCAGCCTCACCAGTCATGGCGGCTGCGACATCTTTGCCGCGAAGATCGATCCCGCGGGGAACTGGGTCTGGGCCGCGCACGCGGGCAGCATCGAAGAGGAGCCGGGCATACCCTGGCTGCCCGTGGGGGATTTTGGCACAGGAATAGCCCTCGACGGCCAGGGAAACATCTATGTGGCCGGCAATTTCATCGGAACGGCCAATTTCGGCAGCTTGGGCATCACCAGCACGGGAGAGCACGACGTTTGCGTGGCCAAGCTCGATCCCAATGGCAACTGGCTTTGGGCGCGGCAGGGTGGCGGCCTTTATCCCGACTGGGCTCAGAGCATCGTGGTCGATCCGGGTGGTGACATCTTTGTGGGTGGAAGTTACAGGGTCAGCGCGGATTTTGGCGGCTATGTCATCAACGCTTTTTCAAACACCCATCCCGAGGTCTTCATCGCCAGCATCAGTTCCGAGGGGACATGGCTCTGGGCCAGACGGGCCGGAGGAAACTACATCATCAGCCTGGGCGGCATGGCCCTGGATGATTACGGCAGCCTCTTCGTGAGCGGCTCTTTCTTTGGTAACGCCAGTTTTGGCAACATCAATCTGAGCAGTTGGGGCCTGGGCGACATCTTCCTGAGCAAGATCTCCCTGTCCGGCGATTGGCAGCACGTGATGCAAGCCGGCGGCACGCAGAATGACCAGGGCCTGGACGTGTGCATCGACCATTCGAACATCTTTCTGGCCGGATCCTTCAGCGGCGACGCGCAGTTTGGCGATCTGTTCCTCACCAGCGCGGGAATGCGGGATGTCTTCCTGGCCAGGATCCAAGGCTATACTTCGATCTGGGACGATACCCAAGCTCCCTCCGCACACATGGTCCTGGGCCAGAACTTTCCCAACCCCTTCAACCCCAGCACAACGATCTCCCTGAACATCAGCGCCGGAGACAGATACAAGCTGGACATCCACGACCTCCGGGGACGCCGGGTCGCCACCCTGTTCGAAGGATTCCTGGCTCCCGGCAGGCATGACCTGGTTTGGAACGGCAGCAGCGACAACAACGAGCCCCTGCCCTCGGGAATCTATTTCTACAGGCTGTCCGGGCCAGGCCAGTCCATCACCAAAAAAATGCTCCTATGCAAATGA
- a CDS encoding AMP-binding protein, with translation MNAPFELTLKAMIDRSCELYSSRPALSTVDCEPITYGDLREQINALILMMSEQGIVKGDRVAILSQNMPNWGVAYLAITSLGAVVVPILTDFHVNEILHILRHSDAKMVFVSSAQYDKIGYADLDPNLILVALDNFEPLQREFPKDKLSEFIYEQGKQLQKLKQKAMKAVGLIKETISPDDMASLIYTSGTTGHSKGVMLSHKNLVLDAYITTQFQRMDDHDRLISVLPLSHTYECTIGFIIPMMQGACVYYLDKPPTARVLVPAMQQIKPTMILTVPLIIEKIFKMQIYPQLTGNPIFKKLYKMPPTRKLLHKVAGKKLMKTFGGELHFFGIGGALLSYEVERFLFEAGFPYAIGYGLTETSPLIAGSSPQEVKFRGTGKVLKHLQARIADPDPKTHIGEIQVKGDTVMMGYYKDTQRTAEVFTEDGFFKTGDLGILRKDRNLYIIGRSKNVIVAASGENIYPEEVEARVNEHEAVLESLVFDSGGQITSRAFLNYEYLDSHYHLDKMGSVPAEKLIQNLLEEIRAHANQNLSSFSRIHKIVEQKEPFEKTATQKIKRFLYQ, from the coding sequence ATGAACGCGCCTTTTGAACTCACTTTAAAAGCTATGATAGACCGCTCCTGCGAGCTCTACTCCAGCCGTCCGGCCCTTTCCACTGTGGATTGCGAGCCGATCACCTATGGCGACCTGCGGGAGCAGATCAACGCCCTGATCCTGATGATGAGCGAACAGGGGATCGTCAAAGGCGACCGCGTGGCCATCCTTTCCCAAAACATGCCGAACTGGGGCGTGGCCTATCTGGCCATCACTTCCCTGGGCGCGGTGGTTGTGCCCATCCTCACGGATTTCCACGTCAACGAGATTCTCCACATCCTGCGCCATTCCGATGCCAAAATGGTCTTCGTTTCCTCCGCCCAATACGACAAGATCGGCTATGCGGACCTCGATCCGAACCTGATCCTGGTCGCCCTGGACAACTTCGAGCCCCTGCAGCGCGAATTTCCCAAGGACAAGCTGAGCGAATTCATCTACGAACAGGGCAAGCAGCTGCAAAAGCTGAAGCAGAAGGCGATGAAGGCAGTCGGGCTGATCAAGGAAACGATCTCGCCGGACGACATGGCCTCGCTGATCTATACCTCCGGCACCACCGGCCATTCCAAGGGCGTGATGCTCTCCCACAAAAACCTCGTCCTGGACGCCTACATCACCACCCAGTTCCAAAGGATGGACGACCACGACCGGCTGATCTCCGTCCTGCCGCTTTCCCACACCTATGAATGCACGATCGGCTTCATCATCCCGATGATGCAGGGCGCCTGCGTCTACTATCTGGACAAGCCCCCCACCGCGCGGGTCCTGGTGCCGGCCATGCAGCAGATCAAGCCGACCATGATCCTCACCGTCCCCCTGATCATCGAAAAGATCTTCAAGATGCAGATCTATCCGCAGCTCACGGGCAATCCGATCTTCAAAAAACTCTACAAGATGCCCCCCACCCGCAAACTCCTGCATAAAGTTGCCGGGAAGAAACTGATGAAGACCTTCGGCGGAGAGCTCCATTTCTTCGGCATCGGCGGGGCGCTGCTCTCCTACGAGGTGGAGCGCTTTCTCTTTGAGGCCGGGTTCCCCTACGCCATCGGCTATGGCCTGACGGAAACCTCGCCCCTCATCGCGGGCAGCAGTCCGCAGGAGGTGAAGTTCCGCGGCACGGGCAAGGTGCTCAAGCATCTCCAGGCGCGCATCGCCGACCCCGACCCCAAAACCCATATCGGCGAGATCCAGGTCAAAGGCGACACCGTGATGATGGGCTATTACAAGGATACCCAGCGCACCGCGGAGGTCTTCACCGAAGACGGATTCTTCAAAACCGGCGACCTGGGCATCCTGCGCAAGGACCGCAACCTCTATATCATCGGCCGCAGCAAGAACGTGATCGTGGCCGCCTCCGGGGAGAACATCTATCCCGAGGAGGTCGAGGCCCGGGTCAATGAGCACGAGGCCGTGCTGGAATCCCTGGTCTTCGATTCCGGCGGGCAGATCACCTCCAGGGCCTTCCTCAACTACGAATACCTGGACAGCCATTACCATCTGGACAAGATGGGCTCCGTGCCCGCGGAAAAGCTGATCCAGAACCTGCTGGAGGAGATCCGCGCCCACGCGAACCAGAACCTCTCTTCCTTCTCCCGCATCCACAAGATAGTCGAACAGAAAGAACCTTTCGAAAAGACAGCCACTCAAAAGATAAAACGTTTCCTCTACCAATGA